In Callospermophilus lateralis isolate mCalLat2 chromosome 4, mCalLat2.hap1, whole genome shotgun sequence, one genomic interval encodes:
- the Ccdc77 gene encoding coiled-coil domain-containing protein 77 isoform X1, producing the protein MNFTPTHSPVCRKPTIASKYSVASGINGPTRRSRMADSVESTPLPSIRDRLAVLCPSQELLEYYQKKVADCDEENEDLLKKLEFYKEACEGQHRLEWDLQQKDEEIAELQKALSDMQVCLFQEREHVLRLYSENDRLRIRELEDKKKIQNLLALVETDTGEVTYFYKEPPHKVSIFQNIIQAAGVCEQNDSSAPKPDSKEEKKRSSLREKEYGSEHYQGDIETLILQVEALQVQLKEQTKFSREQVEGLMEDRRIRIEEIQVQHQRNQDKIKELTKSLHHTQELLYESTKDFLKLRFENQTKEKTWMLEKDQLMSKIKQYRMQNKKKDDKIGKVMPVLHDSHHTQNEYIKSLKDKLAQEKKLSNMYQEQCIALEEELAKIREEEGVRREIFKDRSNKMSKRLQIMTKRYEALEHRRMLEVEGFKTDIKVLRQRLKDLEQMLYKATISTRANQDLAILCEVRDSNRRAHKIQGELKNIKSKVFGLENELRLC; encoded by the exons ACAGTGTTGCTTCTGGCATCAATGGTCCCACCAGGAGGAGTAGAATGGCCGATTCAGTGGAGTCTACTCCCTTGCCTTCAATCAGAGATCGTCTGGCTGTCCTGTGCCCTTCTCAGGAGCTTCTAGAATATTATCAAAAGAAGGTGGCTGACTGtgatgaagaaaatgaggacctatTGAAGAAGCTAGAGTTCTACAAAGAAGCCTGTGAAGGACag CATAGACTTGAATGGGATTTACAGCAGAAGGATGAAGAGATTGCTGAATTGCAGAAAGCTCTGAGTGATATGCAGGTCTGTCTCTTCCAAGAACGGGAACATGTTTTACGGCTGTACTCTGAAAATGACCGACTGAGAATCAG AGAACTAGAAGACAAGAAAAAGATTCAGAATCTCTTGGCTCTTGTGGAAACGGACACTGGAGAAGTGACCTATTTTTATAAGGAGCCTCCCCACAAA GTCAGcatttttcaaaacattattCAGGCTGCTGGTGTATGTGAACAGAATGATTCTTCAGCTCCTAAACCAG attctaaagaagaaaaaaaaagatcatcatTAAGAGAGAAGGAATACGGTTCTGAGCATTACCaaggagacatagaaacactcatcctaCAG GTGGAAGCACTGCAGGTGCAGCTAAAAGAGCAGACCAAGTTTTCTAGAGAACAAGTCGAAGGGCTCATGGAGGACAGACGGATTCGCATCGAGGAGATACAAGTTCAGCACCAGAGAAATCAGGACAAAATTAAAGAACTAACCAAAAG TCTCCATCATACCCAAGAACTGCTCTATGAGAGTACCAAAGACTTTTTGAAATTGAGATTTGAAAACCAAACTAAAGAGAAGACATGGATGCTTGAAAAAGATCAGTTGATGTCAAAGATTAAGCAATACAGGATGCAGAATAAGAAGAAAGATGATAAAATTGGAAAAGTTATGCCAGTTTTACATGACAGTCATCATACCCAAAATGAATATATTAAG TCCCTAAAGGATAAGTTGGCACAAGAGAAAAAGTTGTCCAACATGTACCAAGAGCAGTGCATTGCTCTAGAAGAAGAACTTGCCAAAATTCGAGAGGAGGAGGGAGTAAGAAGAGAGATCTTCAAG GATCGCTCTAACAAGATGAGTAAGCGTTTACAGATAATGACAAAACGCTATGAGGCCTTAGAGCACAGACGTATGTTGGAAGTAGAAGGCTTTAAGACAGATATTAAGGTTCTCCGACAGAGACTGAAAGACTTGGAGCAAATGCTCTATAAG GCAACAATTAGTACCCGGGCAAACCAGGACCTTGCCATTCTGTGTGAGGTCCGGGACAGCAATAGACGGGCACACAAGATACAAGGAGAACTGAAGAACATCAAATCCAAAGTGTTTGGTCTGGAGAATGAACTTAGGCTCTGTTGA
- the Ccdc77 gene encoding coiled-coil domain-containing protein 77 isoform X3 has protein sequence MNFTPTHSPVCRKPTIASKYSVASGINGPTRRSRMADSVESTPLPSIRDRLAVLCPSQELLEYYQKKVADCDEENEDLLKKLEFYKEACEGQHRLEWDLQQKDEEIAELQKALSDMQVCLFQEREHVLRLYSENDRLRIRELEDKKKIQNLLALVETDTGEVTYFYKEPPHKVSIFQNIIQAAGVCEQNDSSAPKPDSKEEKKRSSLREKEYGSEHYQGDIETLILQVEALQVQLKEQTKFSREQVEGLMEDRRIRIEEIQVQHQRNQDKIKELTKSLHHTQELLYESTKDFLKLRFENQTKEKTWMLEKDQLMSKIKQYRMQNKKKDDKIGKVMPVLHDSHHTQNEYIKSLKDKLAQEKKLSNMYQEQCIALEEELAKIREEEGVRREIFKATISTRANQDLAILCEVRDSNRRAHKIQGELKNIKSKVFGLENELRLC, from the exons ACAGTGTTGCTTCTGGCATCAATGGTCCCACCAGGAGGAGTAGAATGGCCGATTCAGTGGAGTCTACTCCCTTGCCTTCAATCAGAGATCGTCTGGCTGTCCTGTGCCCTTCTCAGGAGCTTCTAGAATATTATCAAAAGAAGGTGGCTGACTGtgatgaagaaaatgaggacctatTGAAGAAGCTAGAGTTCTACAAAGAAGCCTGTGAAGGACag CATAGACTTGAATGGGATTTACAGCAGAAGGATGAAGAGATTGCTGAATTGCAGAAAGCTCTGAGTGATATGCAGGTCTGTCTCTTCCAAGAACGGGAACATGTTTTACGGCTGTACTCTGAAAATGACCGACTGAGAATCAG AGAACTAGAAGACAAGAAAAAGATTCAGAATCTCTTGGCTCTTGTGGAAACGGACACTGGAGAAGTGACCTATTTTTATAAGGAGCCTCCCCACAAA GTCAGcatttttcaaaacattattCAGGCTGCTGGTGTATGTGAACAGAATGATTCTTCAGCTCCTAAACCAG attctaaagaagaaaaaaaaagatcatcatTAAGAGAGAAGGAATACGGTTCTGAGCATTACCaaggagacatagaaacactcatcctaCAG GTGGAAGCACTGCAGGTGCAGCTAAAAGAGCAGACCAAGTTTTCTAGAGAACAAGTCGAAGGGCTCATGGAGGACAGACGGATTCGCATCGAGGAGATACAAGTTCAGCACCAGAGAAATCAGGACAAAATTAAAGAACTAACCAAAAG TCTCCATCATACCCAAGAACTGCTCTATGAGAGTACCAAAGACTTTTTGAAATTGAGATTTGAAAACCAAACTAAAGAGAAGACATGGATGCTTGAAAAAGATCAGTTGATGTCAAAGATTAAGCAATACAGGATGCAGAATAAGAAGAAAGATGATAAAATTGGAAAAGTTATGCCAGTTTTACATGACAGTCATCATACCCAAAATGAATATATTAAG TCCCTAAAGGATAAGTTGGCACAAGAGAAAAAGTTGTCCAACATGTACCAAGAGCAGTGCATTGCTCTAGAAGAAGAACTTGCCAAAATTCGAGAGGAGGAGGGAGTAAGAAGAGAGATCTTCAAG GCAACAATTAGTACCCGGGCAAACCAGGACCTTGCCATTCTGTGTGAGGTCCGGGACAGCAATAGACGGGCACACAAGATACAAGGAGAACTGAAGAACATCAAATCCAAAGTGTTTGGTCTGGAGAATGAACTTAGGCTCTGTTGA
- the Ccdc77 gene encoding coiled-coil domain-containing protein 77 isoform X2: protein MADSVESTPLPSIRDRLAVLCPSQELLEYYQKKVADCDEENEDLLKKLEFYKEACEGQHRLEWDLQQKDEEIAELQKALSDMQVCLFQEREHVLRLYSENDRLRIRELEDKKKIQNLLALVETDTGEVTYFYKEPPHKVSIFQNIIQAAGVCEQNDSSAPKPDSKEEKKRSSLREKEYGSEHYQGDIETLILQVEALQVQLKEQTKFSREQVEGLMEDRRIRIEEIQVQHQRNQDKIKELTKSLHHTQELLYESTKDFLKLRFENQTKEKTWMLEKDQLMSKIKQYRMQNKKKDDKIGKVMPVLHDSHHTQNEYIKSLKDKLAQEKKLSNMYQEQCIALEEELAKIREEEGVRREIFKDRSNKMSKRLQIMTKRYEALEHRRMLEVEGFKTDIKVLRQRLKDLEQMLYKATISTRANQDLAILCEVRDSNRRAHKIQGELKNIKSKVFGLENELRLC, encoded by the exons ATGGCCGATTCAGTGGAGTCTACTCCCTTGCCTTCAATCAGAGATCGTCTGGCTGTCCTGTGCCCTTCTCAGGAGCTTCTAGAATATTATCAAAAGAAGGTGGCTGACTGtgatgaagaaaatgaggacctatTGAAGAAGCTAGAGTTCTACAAAGAAGCCTGTGAAGGACag CATAGACTTGAATGGGATTTACAGCAGAAGGATGAAGAGATTGCTGAATTGCAGAAAGCTCTGAGTGATATGCAGGTCTGTCTCTTCCAAGAACGGGAACATGTTTTACGGCTGTACTCTGAAAATGACCGACTGAGAATCAG AGAACTAGAAGACAAGAAAAAGATTCAGAATCTCTTGGCTCTTGTGGAAACGGACACTGGAGAAGTGACCTATTTTTATAAGGAGCCTCCCCACAAA GTCAGcatttttcaaaacattattCAGGCTGCTGGTGTATGTGAACAGAATGATTCTTCAGCTCCTAAACCAG attctaaagaagaaaaaaaaagatcatcatTAAGAGAGAAGGAATACGGTTCTGAGCATTACCaaggagacatagaaacactcatcctaCAG GTGGAAGCACTGCAGGTGCAGCTAAAAGAGCAGACCAAGTTTTCTAGAGAACAAGTCGAAGGGCTCATGGAGGACAGACGGATTCGCATCGAGGAGATACAAGTTCAGCACCAGAGAAATCAGGACAAAATTAAAGAACTAACCAAAAG TCTCCATCATACCCAAGAACTGCTCTATGAGAGTACCAAAGACTTTTTGAAATTGAGATTTGAAAACCAAACTAAAGAGAAGACATGGATGCTTGAAAAAGATCAGTTGATGTCAAAGATTAAGCAATACAGGATGCAGAATAAGAAGAAAGATGATAAAATTGGAAAAGTTATGCCAGTTTTACATGACAGTCATCATACCCAAAATGAATATATTAAG TCCCTAAAGGATAAGTTGGCACAAGAGAAAAAGTTGTCCAACATGTACCAAGAGCAGTGCATTGCTCTAGAAGAAGAACTTGCCAAAATTCGAGAGGAGGAGGGAGTAAGAAGAGAGATCTTCAAG GATCGCTCTAACAAGATGAGTAAGCGTTTACAGATAATGACAAAACGCTATGAGGCCTTAGAGCACAGACGTATGTTGGAAGTAGAAGGCTTTAAGACAGATATTAAGGTTCTCCGACAGAGACTGAAAGACTTGGAGCAAATGCTCTATAAG GCAACAATTAGTACCCGGGCAAACCAGGACCTTGCCATTCTGTGTGAGGTCCGGGACAGCAATAGACGGGCACACAAGATACAAGGAGAACTGAAGAACATCAAATCCAAAGTGTTTGGTCTGGAGAATGAACTTAGGCTCTGTTGA